The following is a genomic window from Desulfurella amilsii.
TAAATTCAGGGAATAAATCCCTGAAAATAAAAGGTGCTAGTGAATTTTTCACTAGCGAGGAAAACGGAAAAAAAATTAATGTCGTTATAACCAAAAACGGCATGGTCGTTAAAAAAAATAAGGAGGTTAGAAAATGAGAGAAGAAGCAAAAAAGAAACAAACAAAGAATTACAAAAGGCAAAGGTTGTTTAAGTCTTTTGAGAGGGAAGCGCTGAAATATGCGCTTCTTGAAGAAGAAATTTTAAACAGAAAAAAATAAAAAAAGGAGGTAAAAAGTATGAGTGAAAATGAAAATGGATTTGTGGATTTTGTAAAAGATTTTATTGAGTTACAAAAAGAACTTAATAAAATTGAATTTCTTAAGAATAAAAAGGGGTATAATTATCATTATACTCCACTAGAGGACATTTTGCCAATGGTAGTGGGGATTGCGACACAGCATAATATTGCCATATTGCAATCATTTGATACCAATGACAATAATATTGTCGTTGGTGAACTAATTCTTAGCCACATAAGTGGTTATGAAAGAAAGTTTGTTAGCCGTATACCAATGGCTAATGTTGGTAGTGGTAAGGATAATCCTACACAAAATGTAGGTGCAACAGTATCGTATTTAAGACGATATATGATTATGTCTGTTTTTGGCATTGCTACAGAGGACAACGATGCTGAAACAAGACAATTACCACAACAACAATCTAAACCATCACAACAGCCACAACAAAATAAACCACAACCACAACCACAACAGCCAGCTAAACCGTTGGCTGATGTGGAAACTTTTTTAAAATCCTTAAATCTCAGTTATAAGACTCAAGGGAATATGATAAAAATTCTTAGTGGTTATAACGAAACTTCTAAAAATAAAGAAAGCCTTGTAAAATATGGATTCAGGTATAATGCCCAAGCTAAAGCTTGGATTATGCCAATCCAAGAACAAGAAGCATCATAATCATAATAAAAAGGTTTTTTCTCACCCACCGGGAAGACAATTCTTGGTGGGTTTTTTTTTAACTAAAATCAAAATCAATTTTTTATAAGGAGGTTTATATGAAAAAAAATTATTACAAAAGAGGTATTGGGTATGTGTTCCTTAATGCCAAGTTTTATGAAAAGCTTGGTATAGGCAAGAAAGAAGAAAGTGTTATTATTACTGCTATTCAAACAATAGCAATGGCAATAATGTTTTACATTTTGCTTGTATTAGCATTTTCTTTATAGGAGGTTTTTATGATAATTGTAAATTATTCTAATGAAATGCAGACAATAGTAATAGATGATGACAATGATTTAATCGTCATTAATAATTATTAAAAAATAAAAAATTTAAGGAGGTAGAAAGTGATTAAAGAAGTTGTAACAGAGAAATTACCAATTCACTCTCAAAAAGAGAGTGAAAAAAATCTTGGAAATCGTGAGATGTATATTGGGGCATCTGATATCGTTGGTTGTCCCAGAAAGGCAATATTAAGTAAATTTGCTCCGGTGGATCATTCACCGGAAACATTAATAAAGTTTCTAAGAGGACATATAGCTGAGAGTGTTGTAGAAAATGCCCTTAAAGAAACTAAATATTTGTGGGCTACTCAATACGAAGTAACTCATAAAGAATTGCCTTTTATTAAAGCACATTTAGACTTTATAATTTACAGCAGAGATTATAAAAAAATCTTTGTTGTAGAGGTTAAAAGCGTAAATGGTTTGCCAGATAGTCCTTATGGAAATTGGCAAAATCAGCTATACTTCCAAATGGGGCTTTTAAAGGATAAGTTCCCAGAAGCTATTGTTAAAGGTTCCATATTTGCCGTTGATGTAAATACAGGTAAATATAAAGAGTATAACAGCTTTGAGTATAACGAAGTAATATATAAAATGCTTATTGAGAAAGCCAAAGAAATTTGGAATTCTCTTAATAAGCTTAAAGAAACAGGTGCAGAGGAAGGGCTTGCAACAGAAGTAAGTCCGCTTTGCGCTTATTGTCAATTTAAACAGTCTTGTCCTAATTTTACAGGCGATGAATTGTCGTTGCCAGATGAGATTAAAGATGAGATTGTGAAGTTTGCAGAGTTGCAGGAACAAGAAAAAGAAATAAAAGAACAAAAAGAAAAAATACGCGACTTTGTAATGAATTATCTCGGAGGAGATAATAAATATAAGTTTGCGTTTGATGGACTAAAATTAGAAGTCTATCAAATGGTATCAAAAAGAATTGATACCAATATATTGAAAACAGACTTCCAAGAAATATACAATGCTTGTTTAAAAGAAAACGCAAGCATTATGTTTAAAGTATCTTAATGAGAATTGATACCAAAGCGGTGATATTTATCACCGCTATCATTTTTGATAGCCTTTATAGTGCTACCATTCATTTAAGTAATTTCTTTGACGCTATAAAGGCTATATTTAAAATCATTTTTTAAAATCAATTATATAAATAAAAAAATTAATTTATAGGAGGTGCTAATGTCAAGATTAGGAAGTAGAATGAATTTAGGATTTTATCCAACACCACAAGAAGAGTTGGATAAAATATTTGGAAAATTAGAAATAGAGGGACAAATTAGTGTCCTTGACCCTTGCTTTGGAGACGCAAGGGCACTAAAAGGTTTTAAAGAAAAGTTTAATGCTATAACTTACGGCGTTGAACTTCACAAAGAGAGATTTAATGAAAACAAAGACATAATTGACATCGCTATTAATGGCGATGCTTTAGATGGCGTCGGGATTAATAAGGGTTGTATTGATTTGTTATTTCTCAATCCACCTTACGATAATGATTTTATCGCAAGTGGTTATGAAATAAAACAAAGATTAGAAACAAGATTTTTAAATAAGTATTCTGAAATCTTAGTAGATGGAGGAATACTTATTTATATTGCACCAAGTCTTTCAATATTGAAAGATTTAGATTTTCTACTTAACAGGTATAAGCTTATAGGTCTATATCCTGTTGTTAATGAAGATGACGGATATAACGTAAGTAGCTGGAAACAGTTTATTTTTATTGGCAAAAAGAAAATAAACAGAGTTAATACTGTTTATAAGTCTGCTATTCAAAAAATTCTTGTAGAAAAGCAATCTTTTCTTGAACCAATCAAAATTAAAATACAGCATCAAGAAAAGATTGATAAAACAGCAGTTAAAATTTTTCCTTTAGGTATTTCAGCAGAAAAAATGTTGGAACACTCAAAAGATGCTTTTTTTACCGCTTTTCAAGCTGAACTTCTTGAAAAGATGGTAATAAAAAACTTACAGCCTATTGCAGAACCAAGAGAGGGACATCTGGCATTGTTGACTGCATCAGGGTTGATGAATGGAGATATAGACGAAAATATCTCTATTAAGGGTATGGTAGAATACCAGCATAGTGAAAGTATAGAAGAGGAAGAGGACGATAACGGTAAAGTCTTGAAAACTACAACTAAAATTTTGTCTGTCCCAAAAGTAAAAATTAATATGCTTGAAAACTCAAACATATTAAGAGAAATCAGATAAATTAAAAGGAGGTGCTATGTATAGATTAACAATAAATGGTATAGGGGAAGCATATTTAAGAAAAACAATTAGAGATACAAAAAATGATGTTTATGTCTATGTTGAGTTTGTAAATACCATTAGTATGGCGCAAGCTATGGCTATTGGCACCAAAGAGAGGCAATTTGGTTATATTTACGATGAAGAAAACTATATGTCTTCTTTTGTTTTTTCTAATGAACGAAAATATATAACCAAAACTCAAAAAGTAATTTTTAAAGACATAGTAAATAAACAATTTTTGCAGGTAGCAATTTACCCTGCGAATAATGAAATTTACTATGTTAATAAAGATTATTGGAAAAGAAATAGAGAGGTTTATGAAATTTTAGCGAGTAAATCCGCAATCCCTTTTCCAAAACTTGACGATAAGAGTTTAGAGGATTTTATATTTCATTTTATAGACCATATTCATACTGTAGAAGTTGCAGAATATAATGAAAATGGTAAAAATGTTATTGAAGATCCTAATGGAATGTATGTTATAATAAATCCGATATCCAAAGAAAGCTTATTAAATTATTTTAATTTCACTATCGGCGAGCCGATAGCAATAAAGGATTTTATAACACAGCATTCTAATATCCTTAAAAAGAAGGTTTTATCGCAATTAAAACCTCTGTTTGTAAAAAGCAGAGATTTTAAACAAAACCAATTTGAAGGTTTACTGCGTAAGCCTTTGCCAGCACAAGAGGCACCGATATTATCATTAGTTAAGGGCTTACAAAGTAAAAAAGGTTTGTTTGTGGTTGGAGAAATGGGTGTTGGAAAAACATTTATTTCAATTGCCACTGTAAGCCTTATGAAATCAAAAAGGACAATCATTCTTTGCCCTACTCTAAGCTGTACCCCTTTGTCAATACAAAAATTTTTAATTTCTTATTCCCCATCATGCCCATTGCTCCGTGCCAGCCATATAAACGCTCATAGGTGTTTTATAGCCTAGGCTCTCATGTGGTCTTTTGTAATTGTAAAAGTAAATGTAATCTTTTATGCCTTCTTTGGCCTCCTTAATAGTGTTGTAGTTTGCTAAGTAAACATTTTCATACTTTAAGCTTCTCCAAAACCTCTCTACTATAATATTATCGTATGCCCTGCCTTTTGAATCCATAGAGATCTCAATATTTAAGCTGGAAAGTATTGCAGTAAAATTAAATGCAGTATACTGTGTTCCCTGATCGGTATTAAAAATATCAGGTTTTCCATAGCACAATATTGCATTATTTAACGTATCACTTACAAGCTTTGTATCTATTGTGTTTGAGATCTTATATGAGAGTATGGCTCTGGTACGCCAATCTATTATAGCGCAAAGGTATACAAAACCGCTTTTTAGTTTTAAATAGGTTATATCAGACGCCCAAACTTTGTTTGGTTTACTTATTGCTTCTTTTTCTTTTAATAGATATGGATACTTTTTATGCTCTTTTGTTGGTATGGTTGTAAATTTCTTTTTCATTGGATATATGGCTTGTATGTTTAACTTTTTCATAAGAGTTTTTATTTTCTTTTTGCCTATATTTAAATCTTCTTGTTTTAAAGTATATGATATTTTTCTAAAGCCATAAAATGGGTATTGCGAGTAAATATCAGCTATCTTTGCCATAAGAATTTTATCTGATTCAAAAGCCATATTTCTTTTCTTGTAATATAAAGCAGATCTGTTTATTCCAATAAGTTCC
Proteins encoded in this region:
- a CDS encoding NERD domain-containing protein, producing the protein MIKEVVTEKLPIHSQKESEKNLGNREMYIGASDIVGCPRKAILSKFAPVDHSPETLIKFLRGHIAESVVENALKETKYLWATQYEVTHKELPFIKAHLDFIIYSRDYKKIFVVEVKSVNGLPDSPYGNWQNQLYFQMGLLKDKFPEAIVKGSIFAVDVNTGKYKEYNSFEYNEVIYKMLIEKAKEIWNSLNKLKETGAEEGLATEVSPLCAYCQFKQSCPNFTGDELSLPDEIKDEIVKFAELQEQEKEIKEQKEKIRDFVMNYLGGDNKYKFAFDGLKLEVYQMVSKRIDTNILKTDFQEIYNACLKENASIMFKVS
- a CDS encoding DEAD/DEAH box helicase family protein — protein: MYRLTINGIGEAYLRKTIRDTKNDVYVYVEFVNTISMAQAMAIGTKERQFGYIYDEENYMSSFVFSNERKYITKTQKVIFKDIVNKQFLQVAIYPANNEIYYVNKDYWKRNREVYEILASKSAIPFPKLDDKSLEDFIFHFIDHIHTVEVAEYNENGKNVIEDPNGMYVIINPISKESLLNYFNFTIGEPIAIKDFITQHSNILKKKVLSQLKPLFVKSRDFKQNQFEGLLRKPLPAQEAPILSLVKGLQSKKGLFVVGEMGVGKTFISIATVSLMKSKRTIILCPTLSCTPLSIQKFLISYSPSCPLLRASHINAHRCFIA
- a CDS encoding DUF6094 domain-containing protein translates to MSRLGSRMNLGFYPTPQEELDKIFGKLEIEGQISVLDPCFGDARALKGFKEKFNAITYGVELHKERFNENKDIIDIAINGDALDGVGINKGCIDLLFLNPPYDNDFIASGYEIKQRLETRFLNKYSEILVDGGILIYIAPSLSILKDLDFLLNRYKLIGLYPVVNEDDGYNVSSWKQFIFIGKKKINRVNTVYKSAIQKILVEKQSFLEPIKIKIQHQEKIDKTAVKIFPLGISAEKMLEHSKDAFFTAFQAELLEKMVIKNLQPIAEPREGHLALLTASGLMNGDIDENISIKGMVEYQHSESIEEEEDDNGKVLKTTTKILSVPKVKINMLENSNILREIR
- a CDS encoding ERF family protein; translation: MSENENGFVDFVKDFIELQKELNKIEFLKNKKGYNYHYTPLEDILPMVVGIATQHNIAILQSFDTNDNNIVVGELILSHISGYERKFVSRIPMANVGSGKDNPTQNVGATVSYLRRYMIMSVFGIATEDNDAETRQLPQQQSKPSQQPQQNKPQPQPQQPAKPLADVETFLKSLNLSYKTQGNMIKILSGYNETSKNKESLVKYGFRYNAQAKAWIMPIQEQEAS
- a CDS encoding IS3 family transposase — its product is MSTKKRNYSNEFKTKIVLELLENDITINELASKYNVLPKSIQQWKKRFLENAHLVFEEAVPVKKFREKINEDARIIEDLQKALGKATIERDWILKKVKSLGSNNKSLVDPKLKIISITRQSELIGINRSALYYKKRNMAFESDKILMAKIADIYSQYPFYGFRKISYTLKQEDLNIGKKKIKTLMKKLNIQAIYPMKKKFTTIPTKEHKKYPYLLKEKEAISKPNKVWASDITYLKLKSGFVYLCAIIDWRTRAILSYKISNTIDTKLVSDTLNNAILCYGKPDIFNTDQGTQYTAFNFTAILSSLNIEISMDSKGRAYDNIIVERFWRSLKYENVYLANYNTIKEAKEGIKDYIYFYNYKRPHESLGYKTPMSVYMAGTEQWA